Proteins encoded within one genomic window of Saccharomyces mikatae IFO 1815 strain IFO1815 genome assembly, chromosome: 15:
- the DCP1 gene encoding Dcp1p (similar to Saccharomyces cerevisiae DCP1 (YOL149W); ancestral locus Anc_3.1): MTGAATTTAENSATPLEFYRKALNFNVIGRYDPKIKQLLFHTPHASLYKWDFKKDEWNKLEYQGVLAIYLRDVSQNINLLSIPPQETDIFDSQNGSNNIQTNNGADNSSRNSNGNGNGFKNNDSLSYNCGKTLTGKDIYNYGLIILNRINPDNFSMGIVPNSVVNKRKVFNAQEDARNPLECMGVEVKDELVIIKNLKHEVYGIWIHTVNDRKNIYDLIKYLLENEPKDSFA; the protein is encoded by the coding sequence ATGACTGGAGCAGCAACAACCACAGCAGAGAACTCTGCTACCCCATTAGAATTTTACAGAAAAGCTCTAAATTTCAACGTTATTGGGAGGTACGATCCCAAAATAAAGCAACTACTTTTCCACACACCACATGCTTCGCTGTATAAATGGGACTTCAAGAAGGACGAATGGAACAAACTTGAATACCAAGGTGTTCTAGCTATATATCTTAGAGACGTTTCCCAAAATATCAATCTTTTATCCATTCCTCCACAAGAAACAGACATTTTTGACTCGCAAAATGGTAGTAATAACATTCAAACAAACAATGGCGCTGACAATAGTAGCAGGAACAGCAATGGAAACGGGAACGGTTTTAAGAATAACGATTCGTTAAGTTACAACTGCGGTAAAACCCTAACTGGAAAAGACATATACAATTACGGATTGATCATACTAAACAGAATCAACCCTGACAATTTCTCCATGGGTATTGTTCCCAATAGTGTGGTGAATAAGAGGAAAGTATTCAATGCCCAAGAAGATGCACGTAACCCACTAGAGTGCATGGGGGTTGAAGTGAAGGACGAGTTGGTTATTATTAAGAATCTAAAACATGAGGTGTATGGCATATGGATTCATACAGTAAATGATAGAAAAAACATCTATGACCTGATAAAGTACCTTCTAGAAAATGAACCAAAAGATTCATTTGCTTAA
- the SPT20 gene encoding Spt20p (similar to Saccharomyces cerevisiae SPT20 (YOL148C); ancestral locus Anc_3.2) gives MSANSPTGNDPHVFGIPVNATTPNMGSPGSPVNVPPPMNSTVASVNHPVMRANNNNNVNDSARTLTRDQIQQLQQRQRLLLQQRLLEQQRKQQALQNYEAQFYQMLMTLNKRPKRLYNFVEDADSILKKYEQYLHSFEFHIYENNYKICAPANSRLQQQQKQPELTSDGLILTKNNETLKEFLEYVARGRIPDAIMEVLRDCNIQFYEGNLILQVYDHTNTVDVSPKEGKHNSNTTSSSPSNNGNTQDNSKIQQPSEPNSGVTNTSTNAANKKTSFKRPRVYRTLLKPNDLTTYYDMMSYADNARFSDSIYQQFESEILTLTKRNLSLNVPLNPYEHRDMLEDTAFIEPHWDDQKKSFVHEHRTESTREGTKGVVGHIEEHDEFPQHSSNYEQLMLIMNERTTTITNSTFAVSLTKNAMEIATSNSNGARGVASSTSNSASNTRNNSLANGNQVALAAAAAAAAVGSTMGNDNNQFSRLKFIEQWRINKEKRKQQALSANINPTPFNARISMTAPLTPQQQLLQRQQQALEQQQNGGAMKNANKRSSNNAASNNNNNNLDKPKVKRPRKNAKKSESGTPAPKKKRMTKKKQSASSTPSSTTIS, from the coding sequence ATGAGTGCCAATAGTCCGACAGGAAACGATCCTCATGTGTTTGGTATTCCTGTAAATGCAACAACGCCTAATATGGGTTCGCCAGGTAGCCCAGTCAACGTACCACCTCCTATGAATTCTACGGTAGCGAGTGTAAATCATCCTGTTATGAGagcaaataataataataatgttaaTGATAGCGCAAGGACTTTAACGAGAGACCAAATACAGCAATTGCAACAAAGACAAAGATTATTACTACAACAGAGGCTACTCGAACAGCAGAGAAAACAACAAGCTCTGCAAAATTATGAGGCccaattttatcaaatgcTCATGACCCTAAACAAAAGACCGAAAAGACTTTATAATTTTGTGGAAGATGCAGattcaattttgaaaaagtatgAGCAGTATTTACACAGTTTTGAATTCCATATCTATGAGAATAATTATAAGATTTGTGCTCCTGCTAATAGCAGAttacaacagcagcaaaaACAGCCTGAACTTACAAGCGATGGTCTAATATTAACCAAAAATAACGAAAccttgaaagaatttttagaATATGTTGCCAGAGGCAGGATTCCCGATGCTATTATGGAAGTATTAAGGGATTGTAATATCCAATTTTATGAAGGAAACCTCATTTTGCAAGTTTATGACCATACAAATACTGTAGATGTCAGCCCTAAAGAGGGCAAGCATAACTCCAATACAACTTCCTCTTCTCCTTCAAATAATGGTAACACACAAGACAACTCCAAAATCCAGCAGCCGTCTGAACCGAATAGTGGTGTGACGAATACAAGCACCAACGCAGCTAATAAGAAGACTTCCTTTAAACGACCCAGAGTATATAGAACACTTTTGAAACCAAACGACTTAACTACCTACTATGACATGATGTCTTACGCAGACAATGCACGGTTTTCTGATAGCATTTATCAACAGTTTGAATCTGAAATATTGACACttacaaagagaaatttaTCACTAAACGTTCCATTGAATCCGTACGAGCACCGAGACATGTTGGAAGATACCGCTTTTATAGAACCTCATTGGGACgaccaaaaaaaatcatttgTTCACGAACACCGGACTGAATCGACAAGGGAAGGAACAAAGGGTGTTGTGGGACATATTGAAGAGCACGATGAATTTCCACAACATAGTTCGAATTATGAACAGTTGATGTTGATTATGAATGAACGCACGACGACAATAACGAACTCCACGTTTGCTGTTTCACTTACCAAAAATGCGATGGAGATTGCGACCTCAAATTCCAATGGGGCTCGTGGAGTTGCGTCCTCAACTTCAAATTCTGCATCGAATACAAGGAATAACAGTTTGGCCAATGGAAACCAAGTAGCTTTGGCGGCGGCGGCGGCTGCTGCTGCAGTGGGCTCTACCATGGGCAATGATAATAATCAATTTAGCAGATTGAAATTCATTGAGCAATGgagaataaataaagagaaaaggaaacagCAGGCATTAAGTGCAAATATCAACCCGACTCCTTTTAATGCCAGAATATCAATGACAGCGCCATTGACCCCCCAACAGCAGCTATTGCAAAGACAACAGCAAGCCTTGGAGCAGCAACAAAATGGTGGAGCTATGAAAAATGCAAACAAAAGGAGCAGCAACAATGCTGCtagtaacaataacaataacaatttAGATAAACCTAAGGTCAAGCGACCTAGAAAGAACGCAAAAAAGAGTGAGAGTGGCACACCTGCCcctaaaaagaaaagaatgactaaaaagaaacagagTGCAAGTAGTACACCCTCTTCTACTACAATCTCATAA